The Larimichthys crocea isolate SSNF chromosome I, L_crocea_2.0, whole genome shotgun sequence genomic interval ATCTTTTCCACTGAGATTTTTTGATTCAATTTATCTCACTCGCTTGTCCTGTAGAATATAGACTTTAAATCTATATATAACGTTAAGATACTtttatattgtactgtactgtaatataaGGATATATTATATACTGCTATAACTCCATACATAATTGGCAGTACATTTTCCTGTTGCTACACTGCTGTAACCCATAATATATtggtaataaaacacaaataattacttttgtcagatttacagtatattctatattgtagattaacactgaagacatcaacaaaaaagaaagcaaaatgttttttatgttttagataCTTTTGATACAGCTTtgcacatttgcattttctcaATCGCcttcatgaggtcgtcacctggaaTAGTCAGTCTTGAAAGAGTTCTCATATATGTTGAGCTCTTGTTGGCTGTTTATTCTTCACTCTGTGGTCCTCATCTCATCTCAAACCATCTCAGCTGAACTAAGGTTGATtgattgtggaggccaggtcacCTGATGCAGCACTACATCACTCTCATCACAGCActcttcttggtcaaatagcaAATTGCAAACAAAAGATGCTCCCACTAAGCTCACTAAGCTGGCATGCAGTGACTATAAAGTAAATGTTGATGCCAGTTGCAGCCCAGCACTATgttataaatattgttttatatgaTTATACATAATAGATGGACAAACTTGAATTCCAATAATAAAGCTTCATTCTGTAGTATTTATATTATCATGCAGAAtcagttaaatattttaaactaGTTCTCAACATGTATTTTTAAGGCCAACCAATGAGCAATTTGGGTTTAGTGTCTTCCCCAAGGATGCAGGTGAACAACTAACTATACCTTCTGAGCTTAACTGTTTGAATTCACTTTCCCTCACTGCAGTCCTGAAAAGTTTTGATCCtacactttgtgactttgttttgAGATGTGCtgaataaatattcattattaaacATTCAATATTTATATTAGTGTGTAATATATTAATGTGTTATATCATTTAGGCTAACCTGCAGAGTACTTATTAGTCATACAGTATACACTGcccatccaaaaaaaaagttgcacagTCCAATATTTTATTGGAACGCCTTTAGCTTTAAGTACGGCACACATTCGTTGTGGCATCGTTTCAATGAGCTTCTGCAATGTCACAACATTTATTCATCCAGAGTTGCATTAATTTCCCGTCAAGATTTTATACTGATGATGGGAGAGTCGCACCGCTGAGCAAAGTTTTCTCCAGTACATCCCAAAGATTCTCAATGGGGTTGGGATCTGGACTCTGTGCTGGCCAATCCATGTGTGAAAAGAATGTCTCATACTCTCTGAACCTGAACCACTTATTTACAATGTGAGCCTGATGAATCCTGGCATTGTCATCTTGGAATATGTCCGTGCCATCAGAGAATTAAAACTCCATTGATGTAAAGACCTGGTCATCCAGTATATTTAGGTAGTCAGCTGACCTCATTCTTTGGGGACATAACTTTGTTGAACCTGACCTGACCAACTGCAGCAACCCCAGGTCATAAAACCACCCCCGCAGACTTGTACGGTGAGTACTAGGCATGATGGGTGTATCACTTCATCCACCTCTCTTCTTACCGTAATGTGCCCAAGATGATGGTTCACCTCCATCCTTGCAGGTTTTAATAATGCGTTGGACAGTCTTAATCTGATTTGAGTAGTTTTAGGAATCTCcttagttgttttctttgtttgatacAGGCCAATCATTTGACCCTTCCGAAACTAATTTACATCCTTTCCACAACCACAGAATACGTCTTCAGACATGGTTGTTTAAGAAAGAAGAAGCTACTCACAGCATGAGCTAGGGTTAAATAAGTTGTTGCTAGCTGAAATATATTAATCACTGCAGTAATTATCCAATGGAAAACTCTTACCAATTTGCTTAATTAAATCCAggtggtgactttttttttggacggGCAGTGTATTTTCAGTGAGAGGTGTGTGAATAGAAACATTTCCTTTGATATGTATTGCATATTTCAGGTGCCACAGGAGAACTACAGGAGAACAGGATGCaataaaattacataaattTTTTTCATCCAGCCAAGCAAGACAttcaataatgtaataaaataaaaacagagctacaTCATCACAGCCTGGTTGCTTTCTGTGCAAAAGCAATGCTATTTTCCTTAAGACAACAAATACACCTGTGgacttcttttaaaaatgtcttaatatgacttactttatttatagaatGTACTGATGAGCGTAAGCTGCACAACAATAAGCAAGAGAAAAGATAGATTTATGATCCCAGCCAGAATTTAGATGcctattttttaataattaaactcTGCAAAACATAATTGAATGCTACTCTGAAACAATTTATAGTATGACtaaattgtttgtttcattcataaagTATGTGAATAAGGGGTAGTGTGTATtacagaaattattatttttatagttaCAGTTTACATACATTAGATTGCAACAGAAATTTAATTTACAAAACAGGATttggtaaaaacaacaacaacaacaacaacaacaacaaacatattcAGCGTGTTTAATTCTTTTTATACTAAATATTTGTACTGGTTCTAGACTTCTCATGTGTTTGTCAGAGATGTGGCCTGATGTCATGTTCTTTCCATCAGTGATGATTACAGGATGATGTGGACCACCTTCTGACTCAGAatggaacacacacaaagcgtATGCTTATAATAGACAATGCAGATGCCAGAAATGTATGGATAGAGAACCATTGTTTCACACTTATAGTCCCCGTTCAGCAAAAGTCATACTGCCAATTCATCAGCTTTGCACATGGCTTTGGATAACCACATGGTCCCTTTGGTTTTATATAAAAAGGCACTGGAGATATGGAGCTGGCAGAGCAAGTTGAACCATCAACAACCTAAACCACTATCATCATGGGCAAGGTAAAAGAATATCTAATGCTGTTTTTACACagcaaaatatattcaaattttAAGGTGAGCAATGACATGAACACTATTTAAATCCTGGTCTTCTCTATGTTTTCTGTTACAGGTCATCTTCTACGAGGACAGGAACTTCCAGGGTCGCTCCTGGGAGTGCATGAGCGACTGCGCTGACTTTTCCTCCTACCTGAGCAGATGCCACTCCTTCAGGGTGGAGAGTGGCTGCTTCATGGCCTACGACCGTCCCAACTACATGGGAAACCAGTACTTCATGAGGAGGGGCGACTATGCTGACTACATGAGCATGTGGGGATGGAACAGTGGTATCAGATCTTGCCGTATGATCCCCATGGTACGTATAAAACAGACATCTGTTATACTACAGTTCTATTAAGGGTGACACCCCTCCCAAAACGTGCTATTAagacatttatttctttttgtattaCAGTACAGAGGCCAGTACAGGATGAGGATCTACGAGAGGGAGAACTTCGGTGGTCAGATGTATGAGA includes:
- the LOC104932531 gene encoding gamma-crystallin M2 produces the protein MGKVIFYEDRNFQGRSWECMSDCADFSSYLSRCHSFRVESGCFMAYDRPNYMGNQYFMRRGDYADYMSMWGWNSGIRSCRMIPMYRGQYRMRIYERENFGGQMYEMMDDCDNIMDRYRMNNCMSCNVMDGHWLMYEQPHYRGRMMYFRPGEYRNFMNMGWSGSRFMSMRRIMDMW